From Vitis vinifera cultivar Pinot Noir 40024 chromosome 3, ASM3070453v1, the proteins below share one genomic window:
- the LOC100245307 gene encoding uncharacterized protein LOC100245307, translating to MWRDGGKLYWARKEEAVKVEGVVVIFAWASIQETHLKEFVDLYSSLGWNSLVCHAGFLNAFFPEKATSLAFVALKELVEELRIRPCPIVFAAFSGGPKACMYKVFQIIEGSCEAHLHVDDSRLVRNCISGYIYDSSPVDFTSDFGARFGLPPTILKMPGSTKLVSWVAKGVASGLDALYLTRFEFQRTEYWRTLYSSVGLGAPFLILCSKHDDLAPYQIVCNFSHRLQDLGADVKLLKWNNSLHAGHYRQYPTEYKAAVTELLKKAASVHLQKIQLEGERAGMEGAQDEISELICNLQKAAVNSNQSLRRVAIEPSDHFFLPSSAEYQNGRDSGPSPDELKERSVPVPDPPRISAHSVLGQFLFDVCVPKNIEGWDIKFSGSLNGQPLASARRYSQYVSKCTRRSRL from the exons ATGTGGCGCGATGGAGGCAAGCTCTACTGGGCCAGAAAGGAGGAGGCTGTCAAGGTTGAAGGAGTTGTCGTGATCTTCGCTTGGGCTTCGATTCAGGAGACCCACTTGAAGGAGTTTGTGGATCTCTACTCTTCTCTTGGATGGAATTCTCTTGTTTGTCACGCCGGTTTTCTCAACGC TTTCTTTCCTGAGAAGGCCACCTCGCTAGCATTTGTTGCTCTCAAGGAGCTTGTTGAG GAGCTGAGGATTAGACCATGTCCTATAGTCTTTGCAGCCTTTTCTGGTGGTCCAAAAGCTTGCATGTACAAGGTTTTTCAG ATTATTGAAGGATCATGCGAAGCACACCTTCATGTG gatgataGTCGATTGGTCAGAAATTGCATTTCTGGATACATCTATGATTCTAGTCCAGTAGATTTTACAAGTGATTTTGGTGCTCGATTTGGTCTGCCCCCCACCATTCTCAAAATGCCTGGTTCAACAAAACTAGTATCTTGGGTGGCAAAAGGTGTTGCTTCTGGTCTGGATGCTCTATATCTCACTAGGTTTGAGTTCCAACGTACTGAGTACTGGAGGACACTATACTCTTCGGTC GGTTTGGGAGCTCCTTTTCTCATTTTATGCTCCAAACATGATGATCTTGCTCCATATCAGATTGTTTGCAATTTTTCTCACCGTTTACAAGATCTTGGGGCTGATGTTAAACTTTTGAAATGGAATAACTCCCTTCATGCAG GTCATTACAGGCAATATCCAACTGAATACAAGGCTGCTGTGACTGAGCTCCTCAAGAAGGCAGCTTCAGTGCATCTCCAAAAAATCCAACTTGAAGGAGAAAGAGCAGGCATGGAGGGTGCACAGGATGAGATATCTGAGTTGATATGCAACCTCCAGAAAGCAGCAGTGAACTCAAACCAGAGCCTAAGAAGAGTTGCAATCGAGCCGAGTGACCACTTCTTCTTGCCAAGTTCAGCAGAGTATCAAAATGGTAGAGACTCTGGACCCTCACCTGATGAGCTGAAAGAAAGATCAGTCCCTGTGCCTGACCCCCCACGCATCAGTGCACATAGTGTTCTTGGGCAGTTCCTCTTTGATGTTTGTGTCCCTAAAAACATTGAAGGTTGGGATATTAAATTTTCTGGCTCTTTGAATGGGCAGCCGCTTGCTTCTGCTCGTAGGTATTCTCAGTATGTAAGCAAATGCACTCGTCGCTCAAGATTGTAG
- the LOC100267610 gene encoding B3 domain-containing protein Os01g0234100 isoform X1 has translation MAVVEEEKVKVKDEVQQLKQRTSEMKRKPSAKRTCPEMKRHLDHTQKIKKEVSDAQQKATSCKRIRVDTDHITNGNEAKSSVMERAEKVQRNLPSEIPSMIKSMLPSHVTGGFWLGLPKKFCDVHLPKYDTTIILVDKRGAEYKTKFLVGKTGLSGGWRGFSIAHNLLEGDVLVFGLVQPTKFMVYIVRTNGFDEVDGAPLVLLNLEACVKQEDFDLAGEDIKRWKNGEVKCLKNCLPNSPQENTKKESLSVSTTELGLAACQSENDSDGHGSEVLERIRFSESAVDFKEVKSMEAFSILVNGLIINSEFSKHLQTKYYELCCSQKTYLHDHLLDGLNYKLAAGIISETVNIADAIRASKLTTSRDNFSIWSKTLKAFQELGMNVGFLRARLDQLMSFGFVENRKREARLERVSAEEKIRDLEGSLLHVKEVRKRLNAEIEALDSPAAEKHELMFQELAKSSW, from the exons ATGGCAGTAGTTGAAGAAGAGAAAGTGAAGGTAAAGGATGAAGTCCAGCAACTGAAGCAACGGACTTCAGAG ATGAAGAGGAAGCCATCTGCTAAGAGAACGTGCCCAGAGATGAAAAGGCACTTGGATCATACCCAGAAGATCAAGAAA GAAGTTTCTGATGCTCAGCAGAAGGCCACAAG TTGCAAGAGAATAAGGGTCGACACAGATCATATCACCAATGGTAATGAGGCAAAATCTTCTGTCATGGAGAGAGCAGAGAAGGTTCAAAGGAATCTGCCTTCTGAAATCCCTAGCATGATTAAGTCTATGCTACCATCACATGTTACAGGCGGTTTTTGGCTG GGTCTTCCTAAGAAATTCTGCGATGTGCATTTGCCAAAGTATGATACTACAATTATTTTGGTGGATAAAAGGGGGGCTGAATATAAGACAAAGTTTCTTGTGGGAAAGACAGGATTGAGTGGTGGATGGAGAGGATTTTCAATTGCTCATAATTTACTTGAAGGGGATGTTTTGGTTTTTGGTCTGGTCCAACCTACCAAATTCATG GTATACATTGTGAGAACAAATGGTTTTGATGAAGTAGATGGGGCTCCTCTTGTGCTTCTGAATTTAGAGGCTTGTGTAAAACAAGAAGATTTTG ATCTAGCAGGGGAGGATATCAAGAGGTGGAAAAATGGAGAGGTGAAGtgtttgaagaattgtttgccAAACAGTCCTCAAGAGAATACTAAGAAGGAGAGCCTATCAGTATCAACTACTGAACTTGGCCTTGCAGCATGTCAGTCAGAAAATGACAGTGATGGGCATGGTTCAGAAGTCTTGGAGAGGATTAGATTCTCAGAATCTGCTGTTGATTTTAAAGAAGTGAAAAGTATGGAAGCTTTCTCCATTCTTGTGAATGGTTTGATCATAAACTCTGAGTTTTCCAAACACCTCCAGACCAAGTACTATGAACTCTGCTGCAGTCAGAAAACTTATCTTCATGATCATCTTCTAGATGGCCTCAACTATAAGCTGGCTGCTGGAATCATTTCAGAGACTGTAAACATTGCTGATGCCATTAGAGCTAGCAAGCTCACCACCTCTAgagataatttttctatttggaGCAAGACCCTAAAAGCCTTCCAGGAGTTGGGGATGAATGTCGGCTTCTTACGAGCTCGGTTAGACCAACTTATGAGCTTTGGCTTTGTAGAAAACAGGAAGAGAGAAGCTAGGCTTGAAAGAGTTAGTGCAGAAGAGAAGATAAGAGATCTAGAAGGGAGTCTTCTGCATGTCAAAGAAGTGAGAAAGAGGCTTAATGCTGAAATTGAGGCTCTGGATTCGCCTGCTGCAGAGAAGCATGAGTTGATGTTCCAGGAACTAGCTAAATCCTCATGGTGA
- the LOC100267610 gene encoding B3 domain-containing protein Os01g0234100 isoform X2 → MAVVEEEKVKMKRKPSAKRTCPEMKRHLDHTQKIKKEVSDAQQKATSCKRIRVDTDHITNGNEAKSSVMERAEKVQRNLPSEIPSMIKSMLPSHVTGGFWLGLPKKFCDVHLPKYDTTIILVDKRGAEYKTKFLVGKTGLSGGWRGFSIAHNLLEGDVLVFGLVQPTKFMVYIVRTNGFDEVDGAPLVLLNLEACVKQEDFDLAGEDIKRWKNGEVKCLKNCLPNSPQENTKKESLSVSTTELGLAACQSENDSDGHGSEVLERIRFSESAVDFKEVKSMEAFSILVNGLIINSEFSKHLQTKYYELCCSQKTYLHDHLLDGLNYKLAAGIISETVNIADAIRASKLTTSRDNFSIWSKTLKAFQELGMNVGFLRARLDQLMSFGFVENRKREARLERVSAEEKIRDLEGSLLHVKEVRKRLNAEIEALDSPAAEKHELMFQELAKSSW, encoded by the exons ATGGCAGTAGTTGAAGAAGAGAAAGTGAAG ATGAAGAGGAAGCCATCTGCTAAGAGAACGTGCCCAGAGATGAAAAGGCACTTGGATCATACCCAGAAGATCAAGAAA GAAGTTTCTGATGCTCAGCAGAAGGCCACAAG TTGCAAGAGAATAAGGGTCGACACAGATCATATCACCAATGGTAATGAGGCAAAATCTTCTGTCATGGAGAGAGCAGAGAAGGTTCAAAGGAATCTGCCTTCTGAAATCCCTAGCATGATTAAGTCTATGCTACCATCACATGTTACAGGCGGTTTTTGGCTG GGTCTTCCTAAGAAATTCTGCGATGTGCATTTGCCAAAGTATGATACTACAATTATTTTGGTGGATAAAAGGGGGGCTGAATATAAGACAAAGTTTCTTGTGGGAAAGACAGGATTGAGTGGTGGATGGAGAGGATTTTCAATTGCTCATAATTTACTTGAAGGGGATGTTTTGGTTTTTGGTCTGGTCCAACCTACCAAATTCATG GTATACATTGTGAGAACAAATGGTTTTGATGAAGTAGATGGGGCTCCTCTTGTGCTTCTGAATTTAGAGGCTTGTGTAAAACAAGAAGATTTTG ATCTAGCAGGGGAGGATATCAAGAGGTGGAAAAATGGAGAGGTGAAGtgtttgaagaattgtttgccAAACAGTCCTCAAGAGAATACTAAGAAGGAGAGCCTATCAGTATCAACTACTGAACTTGGCCTTGCAGCATGTCAGTCAGAAAATGACAGTGATGGGCATGGTTCAGAAGTCTTGGAGAGGATTAGATTCTCAGAATCTGCTGTTGATTTTAAAGAAGTGAAAAGTATGGAAGCTTTCTCCATTCTTGTGAATGGTTTGATCATAAACTCTGAGTTTTCCAAACACCTCCAGACCAAGTACTATGAACTCTGCTGCAGTCAGAAAACTTATCTTCATGATCATCTTCTAGATGGCCTCAACTATAAGCTGGCTGCTGGAATCATTTCAGAGACTGTAAACATTGCTGATGCCATTAGAGCTAGCAAGCTCACCACCTCTAgagataatttttctatttggaGCAAGACCCTAAAAGCCTTCCAGGAGTTGGGGATGAATGTCGGCTTCTTACGAGCTCGGTTAGACCAACTTATGAGCTTTGGCTTTGTAGAAAACAGGAAGAGAGAAGCTAGGCTTGAAAGAGTTAGTGCAGAAGAGAAGATAAGAGATCTAGAAGGGAGTCTTCTGCATGTCAAAGAAGTGAGAAAGAGGCTTAATGCTGAAATTGAGGCTCTGGATTCGCCTGCTGCAGAGAAGCATGAGTTGATGTTCCAGGAACTAGCTAAATCCTCATGGTGA
- the LOC100262457 gene encoding B3 domain-containing protein At3g19184 isoform X2 — protein sequence MGVSEVSYEESRRKRLEENKKRMEELNLHKLSESLRTARSPKSSPVKKVKPRTPRSPVDLSAVRRSSRFVDKPSPNYKEVPIEPLERSKRSYQRRDLLNRVYASDEARVYAVERAEELQSGLETDFPSFVKPMLQSHVTGGFWLMHLPKHDEMISLVDEDGNESPVKYLAEKTGLSGGWRGFAIDHELVDGDALVFQLIKPTKFQVYIIKPDQSKDGDKDDGDEDSDASPLDMSAKRIRASKK from the exons atgggggtctcggaggTATCATACGAGGAAAGCCGTCGAAAAAGActagaagaaaacaagaagagGATGGAAGAACTTAATCTTCATAAGCTTTCTGAGTCTCTTCGAACTGCCAGAAGCCCTAAGTCCTCACCG GTAAAGAAGGTCAAGCCGCGCACACCTCGGTCGCCGGTGGACTTGTCTGCGGTGAGAAGATCGAGTCGGTTTGTGGATAAGCCTTCTCCTAATTACAAGGAA GTGCCCATTGAGCCTTTGGAGAGGTCTAAAAG ATCCTATCAACGGAGGGATTTGTTGAATCGGGTCTATGCTTCTGATGAAGCTAGGGTGTATGCTGTAGAAAGAGCAGAAGAACTGCAATCAGGTTTAGAAACTGATTTTCCAAGCTTTGTGAAGCCAATGCTCCAATCTCATGTGACTGGTGGGTTCTGGCTG ATGCATCTTCCAAAACATGATGAAATGATTAGTTTGGTGGATGAAGATGGAAATGAATCCCCAGTCAAATACCTTGCTGAGAAAACCGGACTTAGTGGAGGATGGAGAGGCTTCGCTATTGACCATGAATTAGTTGATGGGGATGCATTGGTTTTCCAACTAATCAAGCCTACAAAATTTCAG GTTTACATTATAAAGCCAGATCAGTCCAAAGATGGTGATAAAGATGATGGTGATGAGGATTCTGATGCTTCACCCTTAGACATGAGTGCTAAACGAATCAGAGCAA GCAAAAAGTAA
- the LOC100262457 gene encoding B3 domain-containing protein At3g19184 isoform X1 produces the protein MGVSEVSYEESRRKRLEENKKRMEELNLHKLSESLRTARSPKSSPVKKVKPRTPRSPVDLSAVRRSSRFVDKPSPNYKEVPIEPLERSKRSYQRRDLLNRVYASDEARVYAVERAEELQSGLETDFPSFVKPMLQSHVTGGFWLGLPVHFCKMHLPKHDEMISLVDEDGNESPVKYLAEKTGLSGGWRGFAIDHELVDGDALVFQLIKPTKFQVYIIKPDQSKDGDKDDGDEDSDASPLDMSAKRIRASKK, from the exons atgggggtctcggaggTATCATACGAGGAAAGCCGTCGAAAAAGActagaagaaaacaagaagagGATGGAAGAACTTAATCTTCATAAGCTTTCTGAGTCTCTTCGAACTGCCAGAAGCCCTAAGTCCTCACCG GTAAAGAAGGTCAAGCCGCGCACACCTCGGTCGCCGGTGGACTTGTCTGCGGTGAGAAGATCGAGTCGGTTTGTGGATAAGCCTTCTCCTAATTACAAGGAA GTGCCCATTGAGCCTTTGGAGAGGTCTAAAAG ATCCTATCAACGGAGGGATTTGTTGAATCGGGTCTATGCTTCTGATGAAGCTAGGGTGTATGCTGTAGAAAGAGCAGAAGAACTGCAATCAGGTTTAGAAACTGATTTTCCAAGCTTTGTGAAGCCAATGCTCCAATCTCATGTGACTGGTGGGTTCTGGCTG ggtcttcCTGTCCATTTCTGCAAGATGCATCTTCCAAAACATGATGAAATGATTAGTTTGGTGGATGAAGATGGAAATGAATCCCCAGTCAAATACCTTGCTGAGAAAACCGGACTTAGTGGAGGATGGAGAGGCTTCGCTATTGACCATGAATTAGTTGATGGGGATGCATTGGTTTTCCAACTAATCAAGCCTACAAAATTTCAG GTTTACATTATAAAGCCAGATCAGTCCAAAGATGGTGATAAAGATGATGGTGATGAGGATTCTGATGCTTCACCCTTAGACATGAGTGCTAAACGAATCAGAGCAA GCAAAAAGTAA